The proteins below are encoded in one region of Sulfitobacter sp. SK012:
- a CDS encoding aminotransferase class I/II-fold pyridoxal phosphate-dependent enzyme: MLYPERFSNLPAHVWPRLRGLLDAHDGGGTPIHMTIGEPKHAFPAWVTDVISQNASGFNSYPPNDGSSELRQAITAWIKRRYDVEMDPGSEVMALNGTREGLYNAVVALCPETKNGAQPAILMPNPFYPVYMIAAISGAAEPVMVPATEATGHLPDFANVPEDVLERTVAAYICSPANPQGAVASRDYWARLIVLAEKYDFFIFADECYSEIYRDAAPVGVMQVADEIGTDRNRIVAFHSLSKRSNLPGLRSGFVASGPETIREIKQLRNYAGAPLPLPLQAASAAVWNDELHVQENRALYVEKYEIADRIFGNVPGYNSPQAGFFLWLPVEDGEAAALKLWRETGVRVLPGGYLAEDVDGENPGNTYIRVAMVAPKDETARGLQAIRDCLYPD, encoded by the coding sequence ATGTTGTATCCTGAGCGGTTTTCGAACCTTCCGGCACATGTGTGGCCGCGTCTACGTGGGTTGTTAGATGCCCATGACGGTGGAGGTACGCCTATTCACATGACCATCGGAGAGCCGAAGCACGCGTTTCCTGCGTGGGTGACGGATGTTATTTCCCAGAACGCTTCCGGTTTTAACAGCTACCCGCCCAATGATGGCTCCTCTGAGCTGCGACAGGCGATCACGGCATGGATCAAGCGCCGCTATGACGTCGAGATGGACCCGGGTAGCGAAGTGATGGCGCTTAACGGCACCCGCGAAGGGCTGTATAATGCGGTTGTCGCGCTTTGCCCGGAAACAAAGAATGGTGCCCAGCCAGCTATTTTGATGCCCAACCCGTTCTACCCCGTCTATATGATCGCTGCGATTTCGGGTGCGGCAGAGCCGGTTATGGTGCCCGCGACCGAAGCGACAGGCCATTTGCCTGATTTCGCCAACGTGCCCGAAGACGTCCTGGAGCGCACAGTTGCGGCCTACATCTGCTCACCGGCGAACCCGCAAGGGGCGGTCGCCAGCCGGGACTATTGGGCGCGTCTGATCGTATTGGCCGAGAAATATGATTTCTTTATCTTCGCAGATGAATGTTATTCTGAGATTTACCGCGATGCGGCCCCTGTTGGTGTAATGCAGGTGGCCGACGAAATCGGCACGGACCGCAATCGTATTGTTGCATTTCATTCGCTCAGCAAACGCTCGAACTTGCCGGGGCTGCGTTCTGGCTTTGTGGCGAGCGGACCTGAGACGATCCGCGAGATCAAGCAACTGCGCAACTACGCTGGCGCGCCTCTGCCACTGCCCCTTCAAGCGGCTTCGGCGGCTGTATGGAACGACGAGCTGCATGTCCAAGAGAACCGTGCTCTTTATGTCGAGAAGTACGAGATCGCAGATCGCATTTTTGGCAATGTGCCGGGCTATAACAGCCCGCAGGCCGGATTTTTTCTGTGGCTGCCTGTTGAAGACGGTGAGGCAGCCGCGCTGAAGCTTTGGCGTGAGACAGGTGTTCGGGTCCTGCCCGGCGGTTATCTCGCGGAAGACGTAGACGGGGAAAACCCCGGTAACACATACATTAGGGTCGCCATGGTGGCCCCAAAAGACGAGACAGCACGTGGCCTTCAGGCCATTCGTGACTGTCTTTATCCGGATTGA
- a CDS encoding DNA translocase FtsK, which yields MAYQTRGRDPLIDSTMAEAIEKRGKELLGIGLIVLGVMAAMMIGSYTPDDPNWMLSTDAPVQNWLGRLGASMAAPLFMIVGWGAWGIAAVLLAWGLRFTVHKGQDRAVGRLIFAPIAVALGSIYAATLTPGPEWLQTHSFGLGGLFGDTVMGVILTVLPIGSTFTVKLMSFLMGIGILALGSFVLGFTRVELSRIGRFLLVGLIMAYAGLMSVLGRGASGAVHAAQNLQARQSERRAEKKAAAEIEYYEQNQDVIPQADGPLPSMLQPVSEPKTGLLARMPGLVKRPDALPEPELVEAESIAYVDEAPSDDRIKSKIADVIKSRVRSTTAVHTSSTAPLTKGRGRGPDPLLLNTAPQAYLRAEPPLTATPATLPPEPPLMSAPEMAAYDDQHASFEDHAEQVSYEEAAEVVELPLIPMAEPRKVVQQPIRKPVPQSRKAQAEAQPTLTFEDTHPGFELPPLNLLENSIEIPRQHLSDEALEENARMLETVLDDYGVKGEIVAVRPGPVVTMYELEPAPGLKASRVIGLADDIARSMAALSARVSTVPGRSVIGIELPNEVREKVVLREILAARDFGDSNMRLPLALGKDIGGDPVVANLAKMPHLLIAGTTGSGKSVAINTMILSLLYKLTPEECRMIMIDPKMLELSVYDGIPHLLSPVVTDPKKAVVALKWTVGEMEERYRKMSKMGVRNIEGYNGRVREALSKGEMFSRTVQTGFDDDTGEPIFESEEDTPVALPYIVVIVDEMADLMMVAGKEIEACIQRLAQMARASGIHLIMATQRPSVDVITGTIKANFPTRISFQVTSKIDSRTILGEMGAEQLLGMGDMLYMAGGAKITRCHGPFVSDEEVEEIVNHLKAYGEPDYIGGVVEGPSEDNEASIDAVLGLGGNTDGEDALYDTAVQVVIKDRKCSTSYIQRKLAIGYNKAARLVEQMEDQGLVSAANHVGKREILVPEQQQPH from the coding sequence ATGGCATACCAGACGCGCGGACGTGATCCATTGATCGACAGCACCATGGCCGAGGCCATTGAAAAACGCGGCAAGGAATTGCTGGGAATTGGGCTGATCGTACTTGGTGTTATGGCCGCAATGATGATCGGCAGCTACACGCCGGACGATCCCAACTGGATGTTGTCAACAGACGCACCGGTGCAGAACTGGTTGGGACGTTTGGGGGCCTCAATGGCCGCACCGCTGTTTATGATTGTTGGCTGGGGTGCTTGGGGTATTGCGGCTGTGCTGTTGGCATGGGGTCTCCGTTTTACGGTGCACAAAGGCCAAGACCGTGCTGTTGGGCGTCTGATTTTTGCGCCGATCGCGGTTGCTTTGGGTTCTATTTACGCTGCAACGCTGACGCCGGGTCCGGAATGGCTGCAAACGCACAGCTTTGGTCTGGGCGGTCTTTTTGGTGACACAGTGATGGGTGTTATCCTCACAGTTCTGCCGATTGGGTCTACGTTCACTGTCAAGCTGATGTCCTTTCTGATGGGCATCGGGATTTTGGCACTCGGCAGTTTTGTTCTTGGGTTTACCCGTGTTGAGTTGTCTCGCATCGGGCGCTTCTTGTTGGTTGGATTGATCATGGCCTACGCGGGTTTGATGTCCGTGTTGGGGCGTGGTGCTTCGGGTGCCGTGCACGCCGCCCAAAACCTGCAAGCGCGTCAATCAGAGCGTCGTGCTGAAAAGAAAGCTGCAGCAGAGATCGAATATTATGAGCAAAACCAAGATGTTATCCCTCAGGCGGATGGACCTCTGCCCTCGATGCTCCAACCGGTTTCTGAGCCAAAAACCGGGTTACTGGCCCGTATGCCGGGGCTTGTGAAACGCCCTGACGCTTTGCCAGAACCTGAGTTGGTTGAAGCTGAGAGCATTGCTTATGTCGATGAAGCTCCCAGTGATGACCGTATCAAAAGCAAGATTGCCGATGTTATCAAAAGCCGCGTGCGTAGCACCACAGCTGTGCATACGTCCTCGACGGCTCCGCTGACTAAAGGGCGTGGGCGCGGCCCTGATCCGTTGCTGCTCAACACTGCGCCCCAAGCGTATCTGCGCGCAGAGCCTCCTTTGACCGCGACACCAGCGACTTTGCCGCCAGAACCACCATTGATGTCTGCGCCTGAAATGGCAGCGTATGATGATCAGCACGCTTCGTTTGAGGATCATGCTGAACAGGTTTCTTATGAAGAGGCTGCAGAGGTAGTCGAGCTGCCGCTGATCCCCATGGCCGAACCTCGTAAGGTAGTGCAGCAACCGATCCGCAAGCCGGTGCCACAAAGCCGCAAAGCCCAAGCTGAAGCCCAACCGACGCTGACCTTTGAAGACACACATCCCGGTTTTGAACTTCCGCCGCTCAACTTGCTGGAAAATTCAATCGAGATTCCACGCCAGCACCTGAGTGATGAGGCATTGGAAGAAAACGCACGGATGTTGGAAACCGTGCTGGACGATTATGGCGTTAAGGGTGAGATCGTGGCGGTGCGTCCAGGTCCGGTCGTAACGATGTACGAGCTTGAGCCGGCACCCGGCCTCAAAGCCAGCCGCGTGATTGGTCTAGCGGATGATATTGCACGCTCTATGGCCGCGCTTTCGGCTCGTGTTTCCACGGTGCCAGGTCGGTCGGTGATCGGCATCGAACTGCCCAACGAGGTGCGCGAAAAAGTCGTCCTGCGCGAAATTCTAGCCGCGCGCGATTTTGGCGACAGCAACATGCGTTTGCCGCTTGCCTTGGGCAAAGACATCGGTGGCGATCCTGTCGTGGCCAACCTTGCCAAGATGCCGCATCTGTTGATTGCCGGGACGACGGGTTCAGGTAAATCGGTGGCAATCAACACCATGATCCTCAGCCTTCTCTACAAGCTGACCCCCGAAGAATGCCGCATGATCATGATCGATCCCAAGATGCTGGAACTCAGCGTTTATGACGGCATTCCGCATCTTCTGTCACCGGTTGTGACCGACCCCAAAAAGGCCGTTGTTGCGCTGAAGTGGACGGTAGGCGAGATGGAAGAGCGGTACCGCAAGATGTCCAAAATGGGCGTGCGTAACATTGAGGGCTATAACGGCCGCGTCCGTGAAGCGCTGTCCAAAGGCGAGATGTTCAGCCGTACGGTCCAAACTGGTTTCGACGATGATACCGGCGAGCCAATTTTCGAGAGCGAAGAAGATACACCCGTTGCGCTGCCCTATATCGTCGTCATCGTTGACGAGATGGCCGACCTAATGATGGTTGCTGGCAAAGAGATCGAAGCTTGCATCCAGCGCTTGGCCCAGATGGCGCGTGCCTCAGGCATTCACTTGATTATGGCGACGCAGCGCCCGTCTGTTGATGTTATCACCGGCACGATCAAGGCGAACTTCCCGACGCGGATTTCGTTTCAGGTAACGTCCAAAATCGACAGCCGCACCATCTTGGGTGAGATGGGTGCCGAACAGCTTCTGGGTATGGGTGACATGCTTTATATGGCTGGTGGGGCCAAGATTACCCGCTGCCATGGCCCGTTTGTGTCCGATGAAGAAGTCGAAGAAATCGTGAACCACCTTAAGGCCTACGGTGAGCCGGATTACATCGGCGGCGTGGTTGAAGGCCCCTCCGAGGACAATGAAGCCAGCATCGATGCGGTGCTTGGATTGGGTGGCAATACTGACGGTGAAGACGCGCTCTATGATACGGCCGTTCAAGTGGTCATCAAGGATCGTAAATGCTCGACCTCGTATATCCAACGCAAGCTTGCGATCGGATACAACAAGGCCGCGCGTTTGGTGGAACAAATGGAAGACCAAGGGCTTGTGTCTGCGGCAAACCACGTTGGCAAGCGCGAGATTTTGGTCCCTGAGCAGCAGCAACCTCACTAA
- a CDS encoding LolA family protein: MRLLKTMTLTAALALAALPALAQKLPLSDISTYLNAMKTAQGDFTQINDDGSISTGTIYIKRPGKVRFEYNAPESGLVVAANNTVVIADKKSNQPAETYPLNRTPLSIILANNVNLGQARMVTGHNFDGTATTVTAQDPDHPEYGSIQMKFTGSPVELRQWIINDGNGSQTTVVLGDLETGGNLSNALFDTNKVGRRSDR, translated from the coding sequence ATGCGCCTTTTGAAGACTATGACCCTGACCGCAGCCCTTGCGTTGGCTGCTTTGCCAGCTTTGGCGCAAAAATTGCCGTTGAGCGATATTTCGACTTACCTGAACGCAATGAAGACGGCGCAGGGTGATTTTACACAGATCAACGACGATGGCTCGATCAGCACGGGCACCATTTACATAAAACGCCCCGGCAAGGTGCGGTTTGAATACAACGCCCCGGAATCTGGATTGGTGGTGGCGGCGAACAACACGGTTGTGATCGCTGATAAGAAGTCCAATCAACCAGCTGAAACCTACCCGCTGAACCGCACGCCGCTTTCGATTATCTTGGCCAACAACGTCAACCTTGGACAGGCGCGTATGGTTACAGGGCATAATTTTGACGGGACTGCCACAACGGTCACAGCCCAAGATCCCGATCATCCCGAGTATGGCAGTATCCAGATGAAGTTCACCGGCAGCCCGGTTGAGCTGCGTCAGTGGATCATCAATGATGGCAACGGATCACAGACCACCGTTGTTCTAGGTGACCTGGAAACGGGCGGAAACCTGTCAAACGCGCTCTTTGACACGAACAAGGTAGGCCGGCGCAGCGACCGCTAA
- a CDS encoding transglycosylase SLT domain-containing protein, whose product MNKSLRAMIIVLLVASCGGGQGSAPRELDNACSILKQRPDYYKAFRATEKKWGVPVHVQMATIHQESKFVADARTPFKYVLGVIPMGRQSSAFGYGQALDATWDEYRKSENRNRAKRDRIRDASDFMGWYMNISQQRNGIALTDARNQYLAYHEGHTGYARKSYNSKSWLLSVANKVDQRSDLYQSQLSSCRRLRR is encoded by the coding sequence ATGAACAAGTCCCTTCGCGCTATGATTATCGTTCTGCTCGTCGCATCTTGCGGCGGCGGACAAGGCTCGGCTCCTCGGGAGCTTGATAACGCCTGTTCGATTCTCAAACAGCGCCCTGATTATTACAAAGCATTCCGTGCAACGGAAAAGAAATGGGGCGTGCCAGTGCATGTCCAGATGGCGACGATCCATCAAGAGAGCAAATTCGTTGCGGATGCACGCACGCCATTTAAATACGTACTTGGCGTAATCCCCATGGGTCGGCAATCAAGTGCGTTTGGTTACGGTCAAGCGTTGGATGCAACGTGGGATGAATACCGCAAATCGGAAAACCGCAACAGGGCCAAACGTGACCGTATCCGCGATGCCAGCGATTTTATGGGTTGGTATATGAACATCAGCCAACAGCGAAACGGCATCGCGTTAACGGACGCACGCAATCAGTACCTTGCCTACCACGAAGGGCACACAGGCTATGCTCGCAAAAGTTATAACTCCAAGAGCTGGCTTTTGAGCGTTGCAAACAAGGTCGATCAGCGATCCGATCTCTATCAAAGTCAGCTATCAAGCTGTCGCCGTTTGCGCCGCTAA
- a CDS encoding AEC family transporter — protein sequence MNLTLLVLEIVAPVFLLAGIGFCWVKFGFEYRIEFVTKLAMTLSVPCLIFVSLMQTQITPDALAALSLASLAAYGAVSVLAAVLVFCVGLDRRTYLAPLIFGNTGNLGLPLALFAFGEVGLSYAVVVFAVMVIWSFTFGIWLVAGTGSFGKALREPLIWATLLGGLFMWQGWQTPVFATNTLKLLGQMAIPMMLITLGVALARLSSGGIGRALLLSAVKLVLCVTVGWGAAHLFDLDRIGFGVLVLQLATPVAVTSYLLAEKYGADAQAVAGLVVVSTVLSVGALPLLLAAVL from the coding sequence GTGAACTTGACACTGCTGGTCTTAGAAATAGTGGCCCCGGTCTTTTTATTGGCAGGTATTGGTTTTTGCTGGGTAAAATTTGGCTTCGAATACCGCATCGAGTTCGTGACCAAACTGGCCATGACCCTATCGGTGCCCTGCTTGATTTTTGTTTCATTAATGCAAACGCAGATCACCCCCGACGCTTTGGCCGCTCTTTCGCTGGCAAGTTTGGCCGCTTATGGCGCAGTATCAGTGCTCGCTGCCGTGCTCGTTTTTTGCGTGGGGCTGGACCGGCGAACGTATTTAGCCCCGCTCATCTTCGGCAACACTGGCAACCTTGGATTGCCACTGGCGCTCTTTGCCTTTGGCGAAGTTGGCCTAAGCTATGCCGTCGTCGTTTTCGCGGTCATGGTGATCTGGAGTTTTACCTTCGGTATTTGGCTGGTCGCCGGAACTGGGAGTTTTGGCAAAGCCCTGCGTGAACCACTGATCTGGGCCACCCTTCTGGGCGGATTGTTTATGTGGCAGGGCTGGCAGACACCGGTGTTTGCGACCAACACACTCAAGCTTTTGGGGCAAATGGCGATCCCCATGATGCTAATCACGCTGGGAGTCGCTTTGGCGCGATTGTCCTCGGGCGGCATTGGGCGCGCGTTGCTTTTGTCAGCCGTCAAGTTAGTGCTTTGTGTCACAGTTGGGTGGGGTGCCGCCCATTTGTTTGACCTAGACAGAATTGGATTTGGCGTTCTCGTTTTGCAACTGGCCACGCCCGTCGCGGTTACCTCCTATCTGCTTGCAGAAAAATACGGCGCGGATGCGCAGGCCGTAGCAGGTTTGGTGGTTGTATCGACGGTGCTGTCCGTCGGCGCATTGCCGCTGCTTCTTGCAGCAGTTTTGTGA
- the hspQ gene encoding heat shock protein HspQ → MLRTRAKYHLGQVVRHKKHPFRGVIFDVDPEFANTEEWYESIPEESRPIKGQPFYHLLAENDQSYYVAYVSEQNLIADYSGEPVDHPDIPDLFGPFTDGSYPLHFQLN, encoded by the coding sequence ATGTTGAGAACACGAGCAAAATATCATCTGGGCCAAGTGGTCCGGCATAAAAAGCACCCTTTCAGAGGGGTGATTTTTGACGTCGACCCCGAATTCGCGAATACCGAAGAATGGTATGAATCGATTCCCGAGGAAAGCCGCCCCATCAAAGGTCAGCCGTTTTACCATTTGTTGGCTGAAAACGATCAAAGCTACTACGTGGCCTATGTGTCTGAGCAAAATTTGATCGCGGATTACTCCGGAGAACCGGTGGATCATCCTGATATCCCCGATCTTTTTGGCCCCTTTACTGACGGGTCCTATCCGCTGCATTTCCAGCTGAATTGA
- a CDS encoding gamma-glutamyltransferase family protein: MRDFHQTGRSAVFSTNGMCATSHPLAAKTAVDILEKGGNAMDAAIAGAVLLGICEPQMTGIGGDCFVLWSKADGPVHALNGSGRAPAQQNAQQLRAAGETEVPAFSAHAVTIPGSMDAFCHLADSVGKLGLDVLLAPAIHYADAGVPVAPRVAFDWTSDLENLQGKAIEYYSNGGKALTTGAIFRAPGQAEVLRRVAKHGRDAFYSGEVADDMIATLAQLGGTHTAQDFADTACTAADPISASYKDIDVVEHPPNGQGATALLMLNILAQFDCAAMDPLGSERVHIEAEASKLAYDARNRFVTDADYMTRTEHMLSMDTARALAGLIDPKRAMDAPAALSETVHKDTIYITVVDRDGMSVSLIYSIYKGFGSGIASNKFGILLQNRGAGFTLEEGHPNELKGGKRPMHTIIPGMVRQNGKVIMPFGVMGGAYQPCGHARFASNLVDFGMDPQTAIDAPRAFSDEGVLKVERGYSDAVRQQLSDIGHDVQVPASPIGGAQAIKIHDSGVLEGASDPRKDGCALGY; encoded by the coding sequence ATGCGTGACTTTCACCAAACTGGCCGATCAGCCGTATTTTCCACCAACGGCATGTGCGCCACATCGCATCCATTGGCGGCCAAAACTGCGGTCGATATTCTCGAAAAAGGCGGTAACGCCATGGATGCAGCTATAGCGGGCGCTGTGCTGTTGGGGATATGTGAACCACAGATGACAGGAATCGGTGGGGACTGTTTTGTCCTTTGGTCCAAAGCAGACGGCCCAGTGCACGCGTTGAACGGATCTGGACGTGCCCCCGCACAGCAAAACGCGCAGCAATTGCGTGCTGCTGGTGAAACCGAGGTTCCCGCGTTCAGCGCCCATGCAGTGACAATTCCGGGCTCGATGGATGCGTTTTGTCATTTGGCAGATAGCGTCGGTAAACTAGGTCTCGACGTTTTGCTCGCACCTGCGATTCACTACGCTGATGCTGGCGTGCCGGTCGCGCCACGGGTTGCATTCGATTGGACCTCTGACCTCGAAAATCTACAAGGCAAAGCAATCGAGTACTATTCGAACGGCGGCAAAGCATTGACGACCGGGGCTATTTTCCGCGCGCCCGGTCAAGCCGAAGTACTGCGCCGCGTCGCAAAGCACGGCCGCGATGCGTTCTATAGCGGTGAGGTGGCCGATGATATGATTGCCACGCTTGCGCAGCTAGGCGGCACTCACACGGCCCAAGATTTTGCGGATACGGCCTGTACTGCTGCCGATCCGATCAGTGCGAGCTACAAAGATATTGATGTCGTCGAGCATCCGCCCAACGGTCAGGGTGCCACTGCGTTGCTGATGTTGAATATTCTGGCGCAGTTCGATTGCGCAGCGATGGACCCTCTGGGCAGTGAACGTGTGCACATTGAGGCGGAGGCGTCGAAACTAGCCTATGACGCCCGCAACCGGTTCGTTACAGATGCAGATTATATGACCCGTACCGAGCATATGCTGAGTATGGACACCGCGCGCGCACTTGCCGGTCTTATCGATCCAAAGCGCGCGATGGATGCGCCAGCCGCACTCTCAGAGACGGTGCACAAAGACACGATTTATATCACCGTCGTAGATCGCGACGGTATGTCTGTGTCGTTGATCTATTCGATTTATAAGGGTTTTGGGTCTGGGATCGCCTCAAACAAATTTGGAATCTTGCTCCAAAACCGCGGTGCTGGGTTTACGCTTGAAGAAGGCCACCCCAACGAGCTTAAGGGCGGCAAGCGTCCAATGCATACAATCATTCCCGGCATGGTGCGCCAGAATGGCAAAGTGATCATGCCATTTGGCGTTATGGGAGGGGCCTATCAGCCCTGTGGACACGCGCGCTTTGCGTCAAATCTTGTTGATTTCGGGATGGACCCACAGACGGCAATTGATGCGCCTCGGGCCTTTTCCGACGAGGGTGTCCTGAAGGTAGAGCGCGGCTATAGCGACGCGGTCCGTCAACAACTGTCTGACATCGGTCACGACGTGCAAGTGCCTGCCTCACCCATTGGTGGCGCGCAGGCGATCAAGATTCATGACAGCGGTGTGCTTGAAGGCGCGAGCGATCCGCGAAAAGACGGGTGCGCCCTTGGCTACTAA
- a CDS encoding ATP-binding protein, producing the protein MFAKRALEPFAVRVHSSEIAIREALRKVLDGLGPLDLDIEEAGTVELVLAEALNNIVEHAYAPQQGVGPVLIRCLHKKNGLHFRIEDRGVAMPEGHAPLGVAADLTGDFMDLPEGGFGWFIIQDLAKDVKYQRVGNANLLNLRLAVGIH; encoded by the coding sequence ATGTTTGCAAAACGAGCCCTTGAGCCGTTTGCCGTGCGCGTACACAGCAGCGAAATCGCCATACGCGAAGCACTAAGAAAAGTATTGGACGGACTTGGTCCTTTGGATTTGGACATCGAAGAGGCCGGCACAGTAGAATTGGTCCTCGCTGAAGCGCTCAACAATATTGTCGAACATGCCTATGCGCCACAACAAGGCGTCGGGCCGGTTCTGATACGATGTTTGCACAAAAAGAACGGATTGCATTTTCGGATCGAAGATCGTGGCGTTGCCATGCCTGAGGGGCATGCGCCCCTAGGTGTGGCTGCTGATTTGACGGGTGATTTCATGGACCTTCCTGAAGGTGGGTTTGGATGGTTCATCATTCAAGACCTTGCAAAAGACGTGAAATACCAACGTGTTGGAAATGCCAACCTGCTCAATCTCAGGCTGGCCGTCGGCATTCATTAA
- a CDS encoding IS256 family transposase, translating to METTNIVDFSRRDGITDALTDLLRTGAQQLIATAVEAELESYLSQFTTARTEAGHATVVRNGHHPERPFQTGIGPVNVRIPKVRSKNGQPVTFHSALVPPYVRRTKTLEAALPWLYLKGISSGEMGSALKVLLGPDAAGLSANTVSRLKRDWANEYGEWRKAALDDEPLVYIWADGVHSGLRGEDDKLCALVIVGVTARGKKRFLAIEDGVRESTQSWREALLSLKSRGMNAPKLAIGDGAMGFWAAIDEVYPETRHQRCWQHKTMNVLNCLPKLSQPKAKAAIHNIWQAETKDDAGKALDLFIKTYEPKYPKATLCLQKDREELMAFFDFPAQHWQSIRTSNPIESAFATIRHRTKRSKGCLSRDGMLHMMFKLGQCAEQNWRKLRGFDYLAKVITGVAFKDGIEATENSQIAA from the coding sequence ATGGAAACGACTAACATTGTTGATTTTTCGCGTCGAGACGGGATCACGGACGCGCTGACGGATTTATTGAGAACAGGAGCGCAGCAATTGATCGCAACAGCCGTTGAAGCTGAGCTTGAAAGCTATCTGTCTCAGTTTACCACCGCGCGCACTGAGGCCGGTCATGCGACTGTTGTGCGCAATGGGCATCATCCCGAGCGCCCGTTCCAAACGGGCATCGGCCCCGTGAACGTGCGCATTCCCAAGGTTCGCTCAAAAAACGGCCAGCCCGTGACATTCCATTCGGCCCTGGTGCCACCGTACGTGCGCAGAACCAAAACGTTGGAAGCGGCCTTGCCATGGCTGTATCTGAAGGGCATCTCCAGCGGTGAAATGGGCTCGGCTCTCAAGGTTCTTCTGGGCCCTGATGCGGCGGGATTGTCGGCAAATACGGTCTCACGGCTCAAGCGCGATTGGGCCAACGAATACGGCGAGTGGAGAAAGGCAGCGTTGGACGATGAGCCCTTGGTCTACATCTGGGCTGACGGTGTCCACAGCGGCCTTCGGGGCGAGGATGACAAGCTCTGCGCCCTTGTGATTGTGGGGGTAACAGCCCGTGGCAAGAAGCGGTTCTTGGCTATTGAGGACGGGGTGCGCGAGTCCACGCAGAGCTGGCGCGAGGCTCTCCTCAGCCTCAAAAGCCGGGGAATGAACGCCCCGAAACTTGCTATTGGAGATGGTGCCATGGGGTTCTGGGCCGCCATAGATGAAGTCTATCCTGAGACCCGTCATCAACGCTGTTGGCAACACAAAACTATGAATGTGCTCAACTGTTTGCCCAAGCTGTCTCAGCCAAAGGCCAAAGCTGCGATCCACAACATCTGGCAGGCTGAGACCAAAGATGATGCGGGCAAGGCCTTAGATTTGTTCATCAAAACCTACGAACCCAAATACCCCAAGGCGACGCTGTGCCTGCAAAAGGACCGCGAGGAACTCATGGCATTCTTCGACTTTCCAGCACAACACTGGCAAAGCATCCGCACCAGTAATCCAATTGAATCCGCCTTTGCCACGATCCGTCATCGCACCAAACGATCAAAGGGCTGCCTCTCACGCGACGGCATGCTGCACATGATGTTCAAGCTGGGGCAATGCGCCGAGCAAAACTGGAGGAAACTACGCGGCTTTGACTACCTCGCCAAAGTCATCACCGGCGTCGCATTCAAAGACGGAATTGAAGCCACTGAAAACAGCCAGATCGCCGCATGA
- a CDS encoding thioredoxin family protein — protein MIIKILGSGCKKCVALGNNAKAAAEAVGNEFEIVKVTDFAEIAGYGVMSTPGLIIDEKLVSAGKVLTVEEIGALF, from the coding sequence ATGATTATCAAAATTCTTGGTTCGGGCTGCAAGAAATGCGTGGCACTTGGCAACAATGCAAAAGCTGCGGCTGAGGCGGTGGGAAATGAATTCGAAATCGTCAAAGTTACGGATTTCGCTGAGATAGCGGGCTATGGTGTGATGTCCACACCGGGTCTAATCATCGACGAAAAGCTTGTCTCGGCAGGCAAGGTGTTAACTGTCGAAGAAATCGGTGCATTGTTTTGA
- a CDS encoding permease, which yields MRQNRAERLRYARDQVSEIMHRVWLYVLIGVGIGAAIHNWVPEAIISTLLGQDKWWSVPVATLIGVPMYADIFGTLPIAEALIGKGVGLGTVLAFMMAVTALSLPSIIMLKRVVKLPLLLLFLTVVTGGILGIGFLFNAITDWFI from the coding sequence TTGCGACAGAACCGGGCCGAGCGCCTGCGCTATGCCCGCGATCAGGTATCCGAGATAATGCACCGCGTTTGGCTCTATGTTTTGATTGGTGTGGGAATTGGCGCGGCGATCCACAACTGGGTTCCAGAGGCCATCATTAGTACGCTATTGGGGCAAGATAAGTGGTGGTCCGTACCCGTCGCAACACTGATTGGTGTGCCCATGTATGCGGACATCTTTGGAACGCTGCCAATTGCCGAAGCTTTGATCGGCAAGGGCGTCGGATTGGGCACTGTATTGGCATTCATGATGGCCGTGACCGCACTGTCACTGCCGTCAATCATCATGCTCAAACGCGTGGTGAAACTGCCACTTTTGTTACTTTTCCTGACAGTCGTAACCGGTGGAATTCTCGGGATCGGCTTTCTCTTCAACGCAATTACAGATTGGTTCATCTGA